A window of Desulfovibrio sp. genomic DNA:
TTCGCCGGTTTAGAGCACTTTCTCTCTGAGATTGCTCTGGAGCATCCGGGTATCCCAAACGAACCGCCGCCTTGAACATGTTTTCAAACCGGCCCGCTGAATAAGGGTTTACCGTGAAAGAACGCTGTATTGTCATCCCCGCCATCAAGAAAAACGCCGTCATACCCGACCAGCTGGTGAAAAAACTCGCTGGCGTGACGCTGGTGCAGCGGGCCATCAATACGGCGCGGGGCGTTCTGCCCGGCGAAGACATCGTGGTGCTCACCGACAGTCAGGAGATATCCCTCATCTGTGAGCGCGCGGGAGTGGGCTTTCGCCGCAACAAGGATCTGCGCTTCACCTCGCTGGATATTGTCAGCGAAATGCGCGTGCTGCTGGACGAACTGGCGCAAGAGTACGAGCACTGCATCATCCTGCGCGCGTCCTGCCCCCTGCTGACCTGGGTGGATGTGGAGCACGCCTGGAAAAAGTACCGCGAGGCCGATGCAGACAGCCTTGTGACCGTCAAGAGCGTGCGGCAGCGCATCTGGAACATGCACGGCGAAGGGCTTGAGGGCCTGCTGGACGATGACGCCGCCCCGGATGAAGAAAAGACGCTGGTGGTCGAAAGCCGCGCGCTCATCATGCTGCGCCTGTCCTGCCTTGCAAATCCCAAAGGGTCGGGGCGGGGGCGCATCATCCCCTATTTTCTCAATGACAGGGCCATTGAAATTCAGGGCTATCAGGACTGGTGGATCTGCGAGCGCCTGCTGGAGCGGCGGCATGTGGTCTTTGTGGTGGCGGGCTGGCCTGCCATCGGCATGGGGCACGTGTTCCGGGCGCTCATGCTGGCGCACGAGATTTCCAACCACAGGGTAAGCTTTGTCTGCACGCGCGAAAGCGAGCTGGCGGTGGAAAGCATTGCCCGCCGGGATTACAAGATCGTGCGTCAGGGTCAGGAAGACCTGGCCGACACCGTGCTTGCCCTGCGCCCCGACCTTGTGATCAACGATATCCTCAATACCACCACGGCCTATATGAAGCGCCTCACCAATGCTGGCGTCCGCTGCGTGAACTTTGAGGACGAGGGCCCCGGCGCGTCGCTGGCCCGGCTGGTGATCAACGCCCTGTACGAGGGCAAGAATACGGACAGGATTTGCTGCGGGCCGGAATTTTTCTGCCTGCGCGACGAATTTGTGAACGCGGCGCGCAATCCCTTTCGCCCTGAAGTCAAAACCGTGCTCATAACCTTTGGCGGCACGGATCAGCACGACTGCTCGCGCCGGGTGCTGGACATCATCGAGCCCATCTGCCGTGGTTACGGCATTGCCATCCGTCTGGTGGCCGGGCCGGGATACGCCCATAAAGAAGCCATGGAAGAGCACCTCAAAAAGCTCGACAATCCCCTGGTCACCTTTACCTGGGCCACCAATGTCATGAGCCGCATGATGGAAGGGGCCGACCTTGCCATCTGCTCCGCCGGACGCACGGTCTACGAACTGGCCCACATGTGCGTGCCCGCCCTTGTGTTGGCCACGCACGAACGCGAGGCACGTCATACCTTTGCCCGCCCGCGCCACGGTTTTGCTTTTGTGGGCATAATGGATCGTGTGAGCGACGGCAGGATACGCAATACCTTTCTGGCCATGCTGAAGAATCCGCGCCGCCAACGCTTCTGGCAACGGCAGGCCGACATGGATTTCACCGTCAACAAGGGCCGTGTGGTGCGGCGCATGCTGGGACTTCTGAACGAACGCCCCCAGGAGACGGAACGCTAGAGCAGATAAACTTTGGGAATGTACATTCTCAAAGTTTAAGGCACGCTCACTTCGGCACTTGGCGCTATTTCACTTTGACACTGCTCTGGCCATTGCGTGAGTACATATTTTCAACGCCCATCTGTTCCCAAAGGAAGCATTCATGTCCAGTAAAGGCAAGGTTGTCGCCATCGTTCAGGCCCGGCTGGGCTCCAGCCGCCTGCCCCTGAAATCCCTGCTCTGCCTGCGTGATGTGCCGGTTATCGACTGGGTTACGCGCCGCCTTGGCGCATGCGAACGCCTGGATTCCATCATGGTGGCAGTGCCCGATACCCCGCTGGATGTGGTGCTGCTGGAACATTTGCGCCGTCGCGGCATACCCTGCATGGCAGGCCCGGAAGACGACGTGCTGGCGCGCTTCTGTCAGGCCGCCCAACTGGCGGACGCCGGTCTTGTGGTGCGCGTGTGCGCGGACAACCCGCTCATCTGGAGCGGAGCCGTGGACAGGCTGGTGGATTTTTACCGCCAGGGCCACTGGGATTACGCCTACAACCATATCCCGCGCAACAACCTCTGGCCCGATGGCCTCGGGGCCGAGATACTTTCGCGCGAACTTCTCGATGATATGGGCCGCAAGGCCACACAGCCCTCGCAGCGCGAACACTGCCTCAATTACATCTGGGATAATGCCGCCGATTTTCGCATCGGCACCTTTGACCCCGCTGAAGACTGGCTGCGCCGCCCCGATCTGCGGCTGGACATGGACAGGCCCGACGACTTCCGCCGTCTGGCGCTCCTGCCCATCACGCCCGATATGGACGCGCGCGCCATCGTGGACGTGTGTGGCACAGCCTGCGGGAAGGATTGCAATTAAGGCAGGTTATTGGGGAGAGCTTTGTGGGGGAGGGACCCTTTTGCAAAAGGGTCTCCTCCCCCACGCCCCCACCCCCTAAAACTCTTATTATGGTTTGGCGTGGTTGAAAGGGGTTTCTGGCCTGAAGCGGGGCGGCCAGAGCTGGCCTTTTTCAGGGGCTACACTCTTTCAAGGTTTACCTGCCCCAAATGGGCTGATTCCCCCTCCTGGCGATTCCCTGCCCTTTTGAAAAAAGCATAAATAAAAAGGCACCCCGGCAATGCCGGGGTGCCTTTTAGCTATGAAGCGGTGCACTGCACGATTGTTTTGGGAGACATGTGCAACCCGCATGAACCGTGTCATGTGCGGCTTGTGCCCCCCATTTCAAGGGAAGGCGTCAAATATCGTGCAGGTATAACGGTAAAAGTTTTAGGGGGAGGGGGTGTGGGGGAGGAGACCATTTTACAAAAGGGTCCCTCCCCCACAAAACTCTTCCAATAAAGCGCTAAAATCCCTGTTCCAGCGGCGGCCAGACCAGCCAGGGGCCATCGGGCGTCACGGTGCTGGCCGTGCCGGGGGCCACATGCA
This region includes:
- a CDS encoding cytidine 5'-phosphate N-acetylneuraminic acid synthetase, producing MKERCIVIPAIKKNAVIPDQLVKKLAGVTLVQRAINTARGVLPGEDIVVLTDSQEISLICERAGVGFRRNKDLRFTSLDIVSEMRVLLDELAQEYEHCIILRASCPLLTWVDVEHAWKKYREADADSLVTVKSVRQRIWNMHGEGLEGLLDDDAAPDEEKTLVVESRALIMLRLSCLANPKGSGRGRIIPYFLNDRAIEIQGYQDWWICERLLERRHVVFVVAGWPAIGMGHVFRALMLAHEISNHRVSFVCTRESELAVESIARRDYKIVRQGQEDLADTVLALRPDLVINDILNTTTAYMKRLTNAGVRCVNFEDEGPGASLARLVINALYEGKNTDRICCGPEFFCLRDEFVNAARNPFRPEVKTVLITFGGTDQHDCSRRVLDIIEPICRGYGIAIRLVAGPGYAHKEAMEEHLKKLDNPLVTFTWATNVMSRMMEGADLAICSAGRTVYELAHMCVPALVLATHEREARHTFARPRHGFAFVGIMDRVSDGRIRNTFLAMLKNPRRQRFWQRQADMDFTVNKGRVVRRMLGLLNERPQETER
- a CDS encoding cytidylyltransferase domain-containing protein, which translates into the protein MSSKGKVVAIVQARLGSSRLPLKSLLCLRDVPVIDWVTRRLGACERLDSIMVAVPDTPLDVVLLEHLRRRGIPCMAGPEDDVLARFCQAAQLADAGLVVRVCADNPLIWSGAVDRLVDFYRQGHWDYAYNHIPRNNLWPDGLGAEILSRELLDDMGRKATQPSQREHCLNYIWDNAADFRIGTFDPAEDWLRRPDLRLDMDRPDDFRRLALLPITPDMDARAIVDVCGTACGKDCN